The genomic stretch AAGATCAATGGGGCTCATGCTAGATTTGAATACTTGAAATATGTATATACACATGAGCTCCAAAGAGCATATCAGGCTACATGTGATTATGAGCAGGTGTGTCTCCATAGAGCACATGCTATGAGAGCATACCTGTTATATTTGGTCGGCACTTCGATTTTTATGGACAAGAGTGTCACTTATACCGATGTCATTTACCTACGGTACTTCCAGGATTTCTAGTGGATCCATGAGTACAACTGGGGGCCTCTTTTTTGCTCTACTTGTACTCGAAGTTATCAGAGGGTTGTAGGTGGAAGACGAAGCAGGTCACATACATTATCACACTACTGACGATAATATTTATTTGTCTTTTGATCTTTCcatgtcattttcatttcatctttaCAACGCCATTACTTATGATTCGTGGGTTTCAAAATTTTCAGGCTTGGATCCTCCAACACTTCCCACACATCTCCGACTGAGTGAGTGTACCGACTTACTCTGAGGATATGCTGTGTGCTACTGCATTTTCCCCGTTCAGAGGGAACCAGGCGATTGAGTCGTTCAAAGTGTATCTTGACCGCTTGGTTGTTAAGGACATGCATTTCAACAACTATGTTGATCACGTGAGACACATACATTTGACGAGATGGTGCTATACTTTGGATGGTTGGTATGCTGATCATATCTCACTGCTCCGCATCTGCCCGAGCGCGTCATGCGGTAGTTCGGCTACACTTTGATCATTCTTAGACACTCCGTTGTATTTGCTCCTCCTGCTTTGACACATAGACAAATGGAtgacatgtttgatgattatgagagTCATTTGGTACTGGAGGAGGCAAGTATCATAGCCCCAAGCTACTAGAGCTACGTAGACGGGTACATTAGGTGATTCTTTAGGATGTCACATCCGTATATGGTGCAAGCTGCTCCAGGAGACCCACCTAGGCCAGCTCATCATGAGATACTAGAGGAGGAGCAAACATAGTTAGATCCTCCTGAGGATATCGTCGCAATGTGGAGATTGTGCAAGTAGGCATTGACAGAGATATCTTCCCTGATGGGTCTGATGTTAGACAGGTCTTAGATGCCATCATGACAGAGGCATGGGGGACATTGATGTATCAGAGACAGCGCCGGAGGACGGGTGGATTAATGACCGAGGAGTTCAAGAAGGGCGAGGAGCCAGAGGAGGCAGAGACGATGTAGTCTGACATACACAGTAGTGTATTAGTATATAATACTAGTACTAtgaattatattttattttgacATCATGTTATTTTATCGTTGTTCTCGattttttttatcatttattGGTGTTTTATTTATATGACATTTTTGAACCATATGGATTTATGTAACGTCATTATTTATATATCGATTAGATGGTTTAAATCTCGTCAcataatataataatataatataataatataatatgATTCTAGAAAGTTAACTTACAATATGTGGATATATTTACAAATTATATTTGTACAAAGTTATAAACAAACCGAAAAGAATTACAGTAAAATTATTTTTTATCCTTTTTAATCTAAAATTCAAAAGCTACTGTAATTTTAGAACATGcaaaaagaaaagagagaaaaaCAATGACATCAACCATCTATCTGCCATAAATATTATTTCAAGCCTTCAAAATTTTCTACATACTctaaaaaaattcaaaatgaCATGTAATCTATCCTCACTAATTATTTCCTTACTAATCACATGCATAATTCTATATAAATGTAATAAAAATCAATACAAACCCAATCAAAAGACCTTTAACCATATAAGCTCCCCCTCTAAGCATGGTTCCACCACTATAAATTTGGATAGGAAACACACAATTTCCATTTGAAGGTGATGGATCTTTTTTAACAATAGTAGCCAGTCCATCAAATTTACATGCCTCAACACTTTGTTCATTATTTTGAAAGAATTGATTAAAAGCATACGAAGCATTACCAACGGCACTCAAATCTGCACAAGAACAACCAGGACCTAAGCTCGTACAATCACCCAAAGAACACGCATAGCTCACTGCAGGAACAACCGAACTCATGTTCTTTATGTCCTTATCCAGAACACACCATTGTTGTTCTAAATAACGAATTCCTTTTGCTCCAACAAGCATTTTATCGTGATCCTTTCCAGAAAGATCGATAGGAAATTTAGGTTTTCCATCGTAACTGAAAATTCCCCAATGACGCTCAAAGTTTCCGGGCGCAACACTTTTGGTATTCTCATCAAGGAGAGAAAATAAATACGCTATCATTGGTTCTGGACGAAGCGGAGAACCTTTTTTACTTGCCCATTTCTTGAGAAAACCGCTGTAAAATCTTTTTGCATTGTTTTTATTGGCATGTTTATTACCGTCTGTAGGCCAACCAATTTCACCAATCATGATTGAAACTTTAGGATGACCAGCTTTTTTTAATGCCCAAACAAGTGTGTCAAGGTTTGCATCAAACACATTAGTATACTGGTTGTTGTCGTCGGTAATTGTTCTACTTGGACTATCAAAGAATGCGTAGTCTTTAGGAAAATCATCATTTTGGTATAGACTTAAGAAAGGGTATATGTTCACTAAAAATGGTGAGTTATTTTCATCAAGAAATTTCACTATTTGTTTCATAACATCATAAATGTCTTTCCGAAAATGTCCGCCGGATGGTTTATCGGTACTCGTGTCGTATACATCGGCATTTAACGCAGATGTCACTTTGATTTTGCCTCCTAAACCAGCACTATTAAGTGCTTTTTGAATGTTTTCCATTGCTGGAAATGTTGTCTTTAAAAAGGATCCATTGTAAGCCTTCAAAAAGGCTTCATTGCCAACTGATACATATCTACAATAATTCACAACGTAATGATAAGATTGTTATGATTGATGATTTAGATTATATGAATTTGTATCCTCTCCGGTCTCATGATTAAAATGATGATTTGTTCTAAAGAAAAATTACCTGATATTGACTCCTCCATCATGCAGATGTTTGGAGACATTATTTTTAACCCAATCTTCTGCTTCATCTATGTCGCCAGATATTTTTGTTAATTGATCATTAGGAATTCCAACCATAACTTCAATATCTGTGCCAGAAAAAGCACTTAAAATCCAAGGATCTGTGTCGAAAATCTTAACCTTTTTAATTGCATTGTCCTTAAGCATGTTCACCACAATGCGAGGATCAATTGGATTAGTCGATAGTAAACCCCAATTAACACCAATATCTTGAATTGTTTCTGGACCATGTTGTTGGCAATCAGCCATAACAAGAATCATGCAAAATGCACATATGATAAACTTGACTCGAGCCATGGTAAGTGAAAGTAACAACAAAGGATAAAAGGATTCATTAGTGAGTGGAAATATTGTATTGTTATTATTAAGATTGAATGATCAGTAATATCCAAACTAAAATTAGGTGTTTAGTTTTATACAATGGCTAAATAGAGCATTTAAATAACATTGGTTCTTAACTTGCCTCTCTAACACATTTTCTAATAATAGTTATTACATGTATCTATACCTTAATAACTCCTTTATTAATTTGAAATTAAACTATTTTTCTACTTAATTACACATAAAAAGACAATAAATAAGTCGTGTTGGTTCTTTAAAAAAATACAATATTATTAAGTCACATATAAAATTCTGGGTTGGAACCTGATATGTTAGATATTTTGTTTTTTGTTTAAATAGTCTTTTGATCTCCGTAAGTTGACGAGTTTTTGATTTTGATccttttaatttatttatttcgGTATGAATCTGTATATATCACTTTGTGTTGGTTTTAGTCCCTAAAAGTAAAATGCGCGGAAAACTTGCAGATTTTTCTGCGGATTTTGACTTTAGAGACTAAAACCAACACAAAAAAATGAGATATAGGGATTCagacaaaaaaaaataaaaaattacagGACCAAAACCAAAAACTCGCAAACTTATAGCAACTAACGGACTATTTTAGCTTATTTTTTTTTAGTAAT from Lathyrus oleraceus cultivar Zhongwan6 chromosome 7, CAAS_Psat_ZW6_1.0, whole genome shotgun sequence encodes the following:
- the LOC127106360 gene encoding glucan endo-1,3-beta-glucosidase 8, producing MARVKFIICAFCMILVMADCQQHGPETIQDIGVNWGLLSTNPIDPRIVVNMLKDNAIKKVKIFDTDPWILSAFSGTDIEVMVGIPNDQLTKISGDIDEAEDWVKNNVSKHLHDGGVNIRYVSVGNEAFLKAYNGSFLKTTFPAMENIQKALNSAGLGGKIKVTSALNADVYDTSTDKPSGGHFRKDIYDVMKQIVKFLDENNSPFLVNIYPFLSLYQNDDFPKDYAFFDSPSRTITDDNNQYTNVFDANLDTLVWALKKAGHPKVSIMIGEIGWPTDGNKHANKNNAKRFYSGFLKKWASKKGSPLRPEPMIAYLFSLLDENTKSVAPGNFERHWGIFSYDGKPKFPIDLSGKDHDKMLVGAKGIRYLEQQWCVLDKDIKNMSSVVPAVSYACSLGDCTSLGPGCSCADLSAVGNASYAFNQFFQNNEQSVEACKFDGLATIVKKDPSPSNGNCVFPIQIYSGGTMLRGGAYMVKGLLIGFVLIFITFI